DNA from Rhinatrema bivittatum chromosome 16, aRhiBiv1.1, whole genome shotgun sequence:
AAAAGAAGAGTAAAAACCTGCTACTAATTCAGCGAGgtcgtttttttttgtttttaatcagtTACACCTATGCAGGTTGCCATCGGGGCAATTTTATGAAAGGCGATTATTTTCTTGTTTGTGATTTTACTgttatttgaaagttaaatgtgacttttcctgatgtctctgttTAGTCATAATCTGCCTAGAACGACAGAAGTTGCAGGAGGCgggttatacttttttttttaaataaagctgccTTTTCTTGTGTCTCCCCCTCCCGCGTCCCCAGTTTTACAGCGGTGATGAAGGAGTCCTACGCGCACCCTTACAGCCAGGTCTCCACCGAGGCCTGTGACGATGCCTGGAGTTTCTTTAAAACCTGCACCCAGCACAGGTAAAGGGGGAGCGGGGAGGGCGAGGGACTCGGCGCATCGCTGACTCGCGAACGCTGCCGCAGGAGAGACCCGGGGCCCAACCGGCGCCATCTCAGCTGACCGGGAGACGCCAGTGCTAGGCTTCGGCCTTCCCGTGCAGGCAAGGATGTGCAGGGCCCCGCTTCTCCCTTTGGGGAACTCGGAACCCGCCAGTCCATGCGGGGCGGATACAGGGGCCACCGAAACCAGGACTGGCGCAGCCTGAGCAGCTGAGATGGAGCCGGCTGGCAGGCCGGGCTTGGTTTAGAGCGCCGTCGAGAAGCAGCGTTGCCGGGCAGCGTGCACGCCCGCCCGCGCGCAAAAAAAAACCGCTTCCGATTAGGCAGAGTGCCACAGTGAGATTTCTTTGTGCTCTTCCCCCTCAAGTGAAAAAATATAATACTGATACCCAAAACAGAATCACACCCCCACCACTTGGTGTCAGGGAGAGGGCagacagaggagggggaagggggaagagaggagtggAGGGGCAAGGGCTATGGAAAGGCTCTTATTGCACATCGGTTTGAGCCATTTCAGCTTTCACCCCGAGCTTCACCAGGCTCACTGGTGCGACTTAGGCCGCCTTACCCTGTGAGCTGTGCTGGATTAACGTTCACCGCCAGAGGCGGGATGGCTCGGGCCGAGCCGCAGTGGCGGCGAGGGAAAGAAACCCGCAGAGGCCTGAAGCTGAGTCAGGCCGGGCTGAGCAGCTCGGTTCAGAAGCCGAAGGATAGCCAAAAGAAGCAATTTAGCCGAAGCCAATGCTGTGCTCTCCTGAGTGTTCATGGCGGACTCGTCTGCTGGCCAGACCTGCTAGAGGCCCTCGGGCCGGGGAAAGCCTTTACTTTTGACTGCCTTCACAATTTGgggtttctttgtttgttttgggtttttttttttggctcagaaTCATATACAAGACGGCCTATCGTCAAGGGGTGAAGGTGGACTACAGGCAGAGGCTCCGCTGTTGCCAGGGCTACTACGAGAGCGTCAACGTTTGTGTTCGTAAGTCTTTCCAACGATCCTGGTTGATTTTAATGTCCATGATTTACTGCTACAGCAGCCGTGTGTCTGTTTCTTGTTTCGGCAGTCGGGAGGCCACCCTGGCTCCTCAGTTCTCCTCCCCCATCTTCCTCAGCACTCAAGGCTGTGTGCCAGCTCAACCTCTTGCCCATTTTCGGCCATGgccgtttaaaaaaaacaaaaaaaaattcaatgtgAAGAGTTGCAGAAGAGAGTCGCTGGCCACCAGGATAGACTTTTCCAGCAAAGGTGCTGCGGCCCATTTTAAAAGGTGCTGAAGGCATCTCGGGGGTTGATGATAGCCAGCCCGCAGGACATCAAATGAAAACGCCACCAGAGTTGGCGCGCCCTGATCTGGGCCTTACTCTAACTGGTCATTGGGTTTTctatccctctccccctccccacgaCTCCCTCCTTAACTCTCATCTCTTTTCTTCCTCCCCAGCTCGCTGCACCCAGGAATGCGTGCACGGAAGGTGCATCTCGCCCGACCAGTGCCAGTGCGAGCCGGGCTGGAGAGGAGCCGACTGCTCCAGCGgtgagaccggggggggggggggggggggggggggggggggggggcggacggACCCTTTCACCATCCTGCGCAGCAGAGCGCAACcacgccccccccaccccccacccagatCTCGGCTAGCTCCGAGGGCCCTTTGTGCGACGGGTCCTGACCCTTACAAAGCAGTGGCGCGGGGGCTCTAGTGGCCCTTATCAGACCTGGAGAAAAGTGGGTTCTACGCAGGCCCTAAGATGCCGGCCCCAAAATACAACAGGCTCTACGTCAAACATGAAAGGTCACACCGGTGCACCTTCATCTTACAAGCACCACCCCTGTCCGTCAAGGAAAGCGAGAGAAACCAAAATGCGCAACATGGGTGAAGTGTCAGACATAGCAATGCAATGCTTCAGAAACacgcagccacctctggggtgcAGCCTCTGCTGTGGTGCTTGATCCGCAGGACAGCTtccaaggggtggggggaggcggggagagagagaaagggggatggAGAGGTGACGTAAAGCAGAGGGAGCTGGAAGGGGGCCTTGGGCTGAGGCCAGCATGTTTTCTTAGGGACATgcgaaatggaaaaaaaaaaatctgtgtttgAGGAAGGATTTGCACATACCCCACTCGGACAGCTCTCACGAGCCTGtcctctgcagcagcagcagcagtgggggaATGCGTTTCCAGCATGCCCGAGGACTGAGCGCGCCCCTCCCCCTTTGCCCGctagggaagggagggtggggagaaAAGCCCAAAACTTTGTTCCCACGCACAGAGAATGCTCTAGGGACCAGAGGTCCCATCAGGTCACTGCAAGTAGTGAGAGACATTGGTATCTGACATGTGTCTGGGAATGCCGGCCTGGGTCATTGGGTCAGATATGTGTacagaagggaagggggaaaagggggagggaaagTACTCTACTGAAATAAAAACACCCCAGTCATTTCTGTCCCTTCTATCTctctgtatcacacactgcagggaataaagaccatccccagtcATTTCTATcacttctatctcactgtatcacacggtgcagggaataaaggcCATCCCCAGTCATTTCTATcacttctatctcactgtatcacacactacAGGGAATAAAGGCCATCCCCAggcgtttctatcccttctatctcactgtaacacacactgcagggaataaagaccatccccaggcatttctatcccttctatctcactgtatcacacactacagggaataaagaccatccccaggtgtttctatcccttctatctcactgtatcacacactgcagggattaaagaccatccccaggcatttctatcacttctatctcactgtatcacacactgcagggaataaagaccatccccagggatttctatcccttctatctcactgtatcacacactgcagagaataaagaccatccccagggatttctatcccttctatctcactgtatcacacactgcagagaATAAAGACCACCCCCGGGCATTTCTATcacttctatctcactgtatcacacactgcagagaataaagaccatccccaggcatttctatcacttctatctcactgtatcacacggtgcagggaataaagaccatccccagtcGTTTCTATcacttctatctcactgtatcacacactgcagggaataaagaccatccccaggcatttctatcccttctatctcactgtatcacacggtgcagggaataaagaccatccccaggtgtttctatcccttctatctcactgtatcacacactgcagggaataaagaccatcccaaggtgtttctatcccttctatctcactgtatcacacggtgcaggcaatgaagaccatccataggcgtttctatcccttctatctcactgtatcacacactacagggaataaagaccatccccaggtgtttctatcccttctatctcactgcatcacacggtgcagggaataaagatcatccccaggcgtttctatcccttctatctcactgtatcacacactgcagggaataaagaccatccccaggcatttctgtcccttctatctcactgtatcacacagtgcagggaataaaggccaaccccaggcatttctatcccttctatctcactgtatcacacagtgcagggaataaagGCCAACCCCAggcgtttctatcccttctatctcactgtatcacacactgcaaggaataaagaccatccccaggcatttctgtcccttctatctcactgtatcacacactgcagggaataaagaccatgcccaggcatttctatcccttctgtctcactgtatcacacactgcagggagtAAAgcccatccccaggcatttctgtcccttctatctcactgtatcccACACTGCAGGGagtaaagaccatccccaggcatttctacctcttctatctcactgtatcacacactgcagggaataaagaccacccccaggcatttctatcacttctatctcactgtatcacacactgcagggaataaagaccatgcccaggcatttctatcccttctgtctcactgtatcacacactgcagggagtAAAgcccatccccaggcatttctgtcccttctatctcactgtatcccACACTGCAGGGagtaaagaccatccccaggcatttctgtcccttctatctcactgtatcccACACTGCAGGGagtaaagaccatccccaggcatttctaccTCTTCTATCTCACTGCATCACATGGTGCAGGTAAGATTGATCATCCCTAGGCGTCTTTGTTCTTTCTATCTCAGTGTATCAAATGGTGTAGAGACTAAAGTCTATCCCCAGGCGTTTCTGTCTACATGGATGATGGGGTAATTATATGAAAGACAGGATGCCCTCAACTATTTCTTTCCTTCTTAGCATGTGGAGGCCATGTCTGGGGTCCCGACTGCAAGAATCAGTGTACGTGCAAGAACGAGGGGACCTGTAACCCCTTGTCCGGGGCTTGCCTGTGCCCTCCAGGGTACAAGGACCCTTTCTGTGAGATGCCCTGCGACTCGGGAACCTACGGGGACAGCTGTCTGCTGGATTGCAAGTGTGAAAATGGAGCCACGTGCGACAGCACCACAGGAGCGTGTCAGTGTCCAGAGGGCTACACAGGACCATAGTGAGTAGGACAAGTCCCAGTTTCTCCACAAGTGACTCAAGCTGTAGGATATCACAGGTTCCACTCACATCTGTGTAACAGGATAAAGGCTGagcgtggctttttttttttaaatagcatccTAGAGGGGACACAGTGCTACAGGAGGACAGCACCAAGGGCCAAGGGGCACTAGGGTGAGCTCCAGATAGGTCTTGAGATGAAGGGCCTCTGTGAGCACTCACCCAGGAAAACCTAAAAAGCAGGCGAGCAAGTCAGTCACCTACGAATTCTGCGTCAAGGCTATTACCGCTACAACCATTGATTCTCGGGAAAAAATGCTCTAGTTTTGATTTAAACTTCTGAAGCCATTTTGCTACTTGCTGGGCCTCAGATTCTGGTCTTGGTGGCCCAGCCGTAAGACTCGCGACAGGAAGACACCGCGACGTTAGAAACGCGTGCGCGCGATAGCCAAAACGGACCACGCCGTGCACGAGGGGGGCTGACTCGCCTTTCTGATTTCTTCCAGCTGCGAAGTCCACTGCATGCCGGCCGAGAACGCTCCCGGGTTCCAGTGCCCTGAGGTCTGCCCGTGCCAGGGCGGAGGCATCTGTCACCCGCACACCGGGCAGTGCGTCTGCCCGCCTGGATGGATGGTATGGAACAGAGAACCACCCCAGCCCTAGAGCGGAAGCGCCAAGTCCACGATGGGGGTGGGAGATGCGCTAGCCTTCCTGTAAACCTGGATCAACCACAGGGGGAGCGGGAAGGGGGTGTTTAGTGATTTGCATGGGGTGGGGGTCTTTTTAAAATGCGCCCTCTAGATAGTAAGCAAAGTTAACTTTTTACTGCTCCCTGGGACCAAGCTGTGGACGATGTCGtagtttttatttgatttgtattccacttttcaggcatgCAGTGAGACGCAAAGTTACCCAGTTTTCAATGGgtgaggctgggggagagggagacctTTGGCCATTTCTGGTGTTTGAACTTGCATACAAGTGCattgtgggatttgtagtccctGTTTTCTTCCATCTGAAATCAGCCACCACAGATCCCAAAATGCACTGGGAGAGGCAGTTAGTGGGCCAGGAATGACTTACGACCTCCCTCTAGAGGGTGGGGGCACACTTTGCAGCTCtggagagaaacaaaaaaaaaattattttaatgggGTGGGAAAAATAGGAGGATTGTGCCGTCAGAATATAACCTGTGAAAGAGGGTCTTAGTTTACAGCTGCTTAAAGATAACCTCGTGGTGCCTTATGCCTGCTATAGCACACCATCCCAGTGCCGAACCACCAACCAGCCACACAATGCACAACACCCAGCAAGCCATCTGTCAATGAAGCAGGCTTGCTTCTTAAATATCAGTTTGGAAATGTGTTAAACTGCTCCCTTGACCCAGCGGGAGCAGCCATGCTCCGAACCAAGCTCCTCGAGCCGGGCACCGATTGGTTCAGGCAGCACAGGTGATTAGactgtgacatcacagccaaCAGGGACGGATCAGAGCCAGTGCAATGCCCTTGCTAACATGGCCGAAAAAACAGAGCGGTAATCGGTCTAGAGTAGCCATGCTAACATGGCTGCACTCACAAGGCGGAAAAGCTAAAGAATTGACGGGACTGGCTCGAATTGAAAAGCCGAGCATTGGCACTTGTCGTGTCTCCTTTAGGCGCTGCACTCAAGGGCCGCCTTCACCGCATTCGATGCGTCTTGCGTGCACGGTGTTTAACTCCACTGCTGTTTACCTTCTTCAGGGTGCCATCTGCTCTTTCCCCTGCCCCGAGGGACACTACGGAAGCGGGTGCTCGGAGATGTGCCACTGCCACAACCGAGGGCAGTGCCAGTCTGAGCACGGGCAGTGCCTGTGCGCCCTGGGATATGCTGGAGACCGGTAAGTACGGCTCCTGGGGGCCCCCCTGTGCGCTCTGAGGTCACGTCCCGACACAGGACCTAAACGATAAACtcaagggtgggggagaggccTTCCCCAATAAACCTTTGCACCCATGGAGACTCAGCTTCCTCCGAGCAGCATGCACTGGCACATAGGGTCCATGGTACAGCTTGTGGTTTATATTAGGTGCTTAGCTAGGCTCTGAAGCAGACATCCACATCCCTCTGATCCTAGCCTAACGAGTAACATGCCTAACGAGTTTTATTGACAGGAGACAGCAACTGAAGGTTCCTCAGGCAATTTCAAATGACCCCCTTTTCTCCTGACCAACGAGGGGCGAGCCAGTTCTGGGATGGGTGGCTCTGCCTTTCCTACTGAACGCACAACTCCGCTCTCTTCTTCCCTGCTTTGATCAGGACAATCCCCTCTCAAGGGGAGGATCACAACCCCTCACCCCGGCTTTTACTTTTGACAAGAAGAAGCAGGCACAAAAGAACCAGGAAAGACAGTTTTACAGATATTAATGCTCAAACCAAGGACAGTGGAAGAAGCAGATATTTGATTTGTGCCTGGCAATGCAGATTTGCCTTGGTTTTCCTGCGGTGGGCTGGATGCTTGGGGGTGAAATGGATcagcacaacacacacacacacttccccccCGATCATACACTATATGGGTCAACCCAGCCCCACCAAGCAACAATGAACAGCCAGAGAGGGGAACAAGAGCCCACTGGCTCGGTGCACTCCAGCCTACATCACGCAGTTTATGACGCGGCTTGCCTGAGAAATCCTGCACCGGAACCAAAACCCTGGTTCCGATCGTGTTTAAAGTGACAAGAAGTGTTAGAAAGATGCAAAGCTGGCCCTGGCGTCGGCTGTACAGAGCACCTGGGAGCCGTTTCACTGGATGCTTTGTAGGGGAATCCGAGGGAAGGGGCCTCAGTGGGTGAAATGATGACCCTGTGGCTTCTTGCTTTTCTTATGGGAAATGCATGCAGTAGGGCAATCCCAGAACCGGATCCAcctgctgggggaaaaaaaaaatggagccagtcaGCTGCAGGCCCCGTGTTGTTCGGTTTCTCTCTACGGTGACCCTCCCTCTTAGGGGCCCAGATAAGAACCTGCCAACAGGATGGAAAATCAGTAGGGCTCGGCTCTGCCAAACTGTGTTATCGTGGGGGCAGCCGTCCAGTCCCGGTTTtcaagctcctcccccccccccccccagggtaatCTTGAAACGAATGGCAGAAGGCGGTGAAAACTGGAGCcgaatgggttttttttggggggggggaagacctcGCCCTACACGTCAAACTACCTGGCGACCTCGAGGCAGGGAAGGTGGGGCAACGCACTCACAGAGGtctcccccccccttgctctgTCCAGATGCCGGGAGGAGTGCCCGATCGGGAAGTACGGGCAGAACTGCGAGCAGGCGTGCGACTGCAAGAACGGCGCTCGCTGCTTCCACATCAACGGGGCGTGCCTGTGCGAAGCCGGCTTCTTCGGGGACCGCTGCGAGGAGCGCATGTGCCCAGACGGCGTCTACGGGGTGGCCTGCCACGCGCGGTGCGTCTGCCACCCCCACCATACTCAGAGGTGAGCggacaacacccccccccccccagcgaccACCACACCGCCCCAGCTTCCCAAACCGCAGCCACCGCCCAGCTGGGCCCGCAGGACGGCAGCACAACACATCCCGTGAAAGTTATAACCGAATCCCCTTTATCCCCAGACCCTCTGTTAAACCCCCGGGGAGGAAAAGCTGCTGCACTCAGAGACTTGACAGGAGTCGAACTCCTTGGGACTGGCAGCTGAAGGCACCGGGCCATGGCTCAGGCCTGTGCTTGCTCCCGTTATCCCCCGTACCTCCCGGTATCAGGACTCCCTGAATTAATTAGCTTCCATGTttgggaagttaaaaaaaaaaaaaaaaaaaaattattctagAGAGGTCCCAGCCTCCTGTACGATCATTCCTTATAGGAGTGGACACTTCCAGGAAAAATGACTTCTCAGGGGAACCCTGGTGTGCTCTGAGCTTCTCTCTTAATCTTTGTGGAGCCACCCAGCGGCCACTGAATAGACAAGACACAAGCGCAGAGGCCTTCATACACCTAACCTACAAATAGACCCCtgcccctccaaccccccccacTCCCAGACACATTCATTCCCAGATCCCTACCTAGACACGCCTTATATACTTATACACTCCCTAACACCTCCACCTTCATATCTAAACGGGTGCGGACATTCACACCCAGTCCTCCCCACAATCCATCTCTACACACTTCTGCAAACATACACACCCGGCTCCACTCCTGCACCCCTACCTGTCTATACATCTGCCCCCGGCACACACATACGCAATTCCTACCTAACCCGCCATGCATGTAACATGTAGACATCTCTATCTacctaggcacacacacacactcccccccccccccccccagttactgGCCTGTTTTCCTGTAGCTTTCATACTCCCTGTCCCCTTCGGTCTTCCTGCAGCTGTCACCCTATGAGTGGAGAGTGCACCTGCAAGCCAGGCTGGGCCGGGCTGCACTGCAATGAGACTTGCCCCCACGGCTACTATGGAGCCAGCTGCCAGGAGCCCTGCCTGTGCCTCAACGGGGGAGCGTGCGACAGCGAGAGCGGCCGCTGCCTGTGTGCCCCTGGATATACGGTAAGTCCCGCGGCAAGCTGTGCCTGAGCTGCGCAAAAggggtcccccccacccccgcaagGTGCTTTACCGGCCATGCCAATGGCAGCTGCGTGCGGGTCTGCATGTGTGATGCCCACGTGTAATGTGCACTCCCTTCCTGCAGGGGGAGCACTGCTCCGGATATTGCCCCCCTGGGACCTATGGGGCCAACTGTTCCATGCAGTGCGCCTGCAAGAACTTCCTCGCCTGCTCCCCCATTGATGGGACCTGCATCTGCAAAGAAGGTAGGATACCGGCTGCGGCTGCTTCCTTGCCCAGGGCCAACCCGGACGGGATGAAGCCGGGAACCGGATCGGCCTATAACGAGCGGGGAGACGCAGCTCCCCGTGTTTCTTAGGGAAACACGGGGAGCTGCATCTCCCATACGCATGCACCAGGGATAAACCTGATCTGGGTGCAAGCACAGCTGacgaatattcattgtggctgtccTGAAAAAGACAAAAGCCCTGTTTGTATCTCTGTGGACCAGAGTTACCTTCGCTCTGGGGCAGTTTTAAAGGTAACCTTTAACCTatgatagatttaaaaaaaaaaaacaaaactattagtAGGAAGGGAGGCAAATGAAAACAGGGAGTAGCAGCAGGGCACGTAGGGATGGGAAGCGCAGAGAGCGTAGAGCAGAATAACGACCCGTccggagggaggggaggaggggagaggtgtCACTGCTGTGAGGAGGTAAACGGAGAATCTAAAAGGTGCGTATGGGAAGAAGttgtactttctttttttttttccccgtttcTGCGTCTTAGTGCACACAAAACCATTTTCGTGCACGTTAAAACGCACAAGTGAAACAAAAGTTGGTTAGCTTCTTTTttttgtgtctctctctctctctcttttggaaAGGGCGCGACACAAATCGGCAAATGCTGTTGGTGTTTTCAGTGTCGGTTTAGACGACCACACATCGCTCGGAGAATCTCCGGAGACCGCCGATAAGCGCAGCGGCGAGCGGATACGGGGAGGACAGGGCGGGGCATTCTGTTTCTCCCGCGGGCTTTTAAAAAGTTATGTTCTATTAATTTTACAAGGGAACAAAATTTCCGTGGCAAGGCGAGCGCGCGAGTTGCTTCCACCAGCATCGCACgagtggtgggggagagagagagcttccccCGGCTCGAGTCTGACCAAGGTCATGGGACCCGGAAAATGaagggggggacggacggacatCGATTTCTTGGGCCCTGCGAATGAATCCAACCTGAGATGGTTTCCTTTATTTCTCACTGCAGGCTGGCAGCGAGGGGACTGTAGCATTGCCTGTGCCAAAGGGACCTGGGGCTCCGGATGCAACGGGAGCTGCCAGTGTGCCAACGgtgccacctgcagcccagtCAGCGGGCTCTGCACCTGCACCGCTGGATGGCATGGGGAGAGATGTGATCAGCTGTGCCAGGTACCTTTCAGTGGGATATTGAAAaagcccctcccccatctctcccctccccccccccccccccccccccacacacacattagaGGAAACTCTGTACATCCTGTGTTTTGATTGTCAGCTGTGAAACTGAAGCCAAGGCTTCAtgaggtgaagagagagagagagaacaaaatgtTCCCGCTAAGGCCTGCAGATCAGTGCCATCTCCGTTCTCCCTGCCAGATGCGCTCCAGCCACTCTATGCTTTGAACTTTGTGGAACCGGCGGCTCCCACAGACTACAGGGCCCTGCACAATTCAAATCATGAAATGGCTGGAGCGCAACTGATGGAAAGAAAAGCGTCGAGGATGCCTCACGCACCATAGTGTGCACTCTTATAACCATAAGAACACGTCTTATAATGCGGTTCATGGTATGGTACTGAGCAGTGGTGTGCTGAAGGGGGCTTTTGGGAACCTCAATGATTTTAGGAAAAGAGAGCTGGCGGGATTCTCATAGTAAGAACCCGGCAGCAACTCACTGGGGTAGGTGGAGAAACATATTAGCAAGAATTGCTGACGATAGAGGGTTTTTGCTGGTTTTAAATCTCTTAACAGCTCATGGGACCCTCCTCTTACTGAAATAAAAGAGGACCCTGGAGGCAAAGTGAATCCTTTGAAGGCTGCGATATTTATCAGATTAGCACCACAGTTATAACAAAAGTGATGTATGCGACTTTACGAGGATCCTGTCTTCTGAGGCGTAAAGCGATGACGGCGTCCGATTAGCTATCACCACCCCCCCTCGGGTTCCATGATTGGTTTTAATGATCACACCTTCATTCTGGCTCTCTGACAGAATGGTACCTACGGACCGGGGTGCAGTGGCCGGTGCAGCTGCCAGCATGCTGAAGGTTGCGATCCCATCAGCGGGCAGTGCCACTGCCTGCCAGGCTGGACAGGTAAGAGACCACGGGATGGAGGGTGCCCCCACTGACGCCGCTGAGCCGGCACATTTCAGACAggcccaaaataaataaataaatgttaaaaaaaacaaaacaaaaaaactcctcTCCCACCAGCTTCTGATGCTTCTCACGACATCGTAGTGAGAGCTGTGACTGGGCAACGGGTGGGGGTtgggaatttgttgctggagaattCAGTCAAGGCTAGTAGTACGggtgattttaaaaaagggtggTCCATTAACAATTACCACCAGGCAGACTTGGTGATCCTGGGAACGGATCTCCCTATCTGGGGAGCTTTCACGTGAGCTGACACAGACAGGATGTTGCTGGGCTCCACGACGGACAATCGGTCTGATCTTAAGGGAGTGACGAATGGTTCAAACATGTTCATGAGACAGTCTGCACGATTCACTGGtcactgaagggggggggggggaggacgccGTCGACCTAGGACAGGCGATGCCACGTGTGGCACAGATCTCTCCCGCCCAAACTGAAAACTTTGGTGAAAAGATTAAATGTCCATCGCAAACGGAGGTGCCTGACCCGTTGTTGTCACGCTAATGAAAGCCATGAATGTTAGATGTCGCCCACCCTACCCCCCGAGTGTCAGCTTGTAAGAAGAAAGGGGTCTGGATCCCTTGCAATGTGTTACCCAAACCAGAAACATTTCTCCTATTCCCCCCactgagggactgagtgagatgGCTaaaatcattctctctctcccctcctcacatccatgtggctctctctctcccctcccaccccggtctctgtgtgtatgtaatatctcccctccccctcatctgcctcttcctctccaCCCTCTCGCTGGTTTCCCAGGTGTGCGCTGTAACCTGCCCTGCGAGGACGGCTACTGGGGGCAGAACTGCAACCTGTCCTGCCTCTGTAGGAACGGGGCTGCCTGTTTGCCCGAAGACGGCACCTGCGTCTGTGCGCCGGGCTACCGAGGGCCAACCTGCCAGCGCCGTGAGTTCCATCAACAGTGGCCACGGGGGGGTCTCTCCTGCTATGTGTACTCAGGTCACAGAGTGTGCAGggtcacctgggggggggggagggaggtccaGAAACAAACGGCGTCATAAGGGGAGATGCGCTTAAAAGTTTATTGCCACAAAGGGTCCCTGAAAAGAAGTTCACAGAAGTCTCACAAAATGAGATGACCAACAGTGGAGATGA
Protein-coding regions in this window:
- the PEAR1 gene encoding platelet endothelial aggregation receptor 1 isoform X2: MKRFPVLAPATFLLLGIQLQLSVSLSPNDPNVCSYWESFTAVMKESYAHPYSQVSTEACDDAWSFFKTCTQHRIIYKTAYRQGVKVDYRQRLRCCQGYYESVNVCVPRCTQECVHGRCISPDQCQCEPGWRGADCSSACGGHVWGPDCKNQCTCKNEGTCNPLSGACLCPPGYKDPFCEMPCDSGTYGDSCLLDCKCENGATCDSTTGACQCPEGYTGPYCEVHCMPAENAPGFQCPEVCPCQGGGICHPHTGQCVCPPGWMGAICSFPCPEGHYGSGCSEMCHCHNRGQCQSEHGQCLCALGYAGDRCREECPIGKYGQNCEQACDCKNGARCFHINGACLCEAGFFGDRCEERMCPDGVYGVACHARCVCHPHHTQSCHPMSGECTCKPGWAGLHCNETCPHGYYGASCQEPCLCLNGGACDSESGRCLCAPGYTGEHCSGYCPPGTYGANCSMQCACKNFLACSPIDGTCICKEGWQRGDCSIACAKGTWGSGCNGSCQCANGATCSPVSGLCTCTAGWHGERCDQLCQNGTYGPGCSGRCSCQHAEGCDPISGQCHCLPGWTGVRCNLPCEDGYWGQNCNLSCLCRNGAACLPEDGTCVCAPGYRGPTCQRPCSPGRYGKKCIGTCKCSNHSICDPVDGSCNCFLGWTGSDCSQTCPAGFWGAGCAQPCHCQNGGKCDPARGECSCLPGWSGRFCSQGCPLGFYGENCSHQCKCQNEATCDPTTGKCLCRAGYLGTQCEIRCPSRTFGLDCLHVCECLHNGTCDHVTGRCRCEPGWAGALCEKALTSDRPFTMVPAPPAGSSSLGAIIGIIVLVILVVALLGLFLYYRHWQKGKERRNLAGTYTSGRMGNSEYAVPDVPPSYLHYYSNPSYHTLSQCGPTPPPPNTPNNQERLNSVKNAERERLGPYEPDCNATLPADWKHHGAPLNHKEIGGMRADRSYSYSNSSGKYYTKDYMKDSALSTSDCSLNSENPYATIKDLPMLLAKTSEGSYMEMKSPVSREVSYAETGLFDYPSKSPTGEGAAQVWSTLNEARESCTGGAEGGSGSAVFGLPPNHYDSPKNSHIPSHYDVPPVRHYPPSPPLVKRLDR
- the PEAR1 gene encoding platelet endothelial aggregation receptor 1 isoform X1 — translated: MKRFPVLAPATFLLLGIQLQLSVSLSPNDPNVCSYWESFTAVMKESYAHPYSQVSTEACDDAWSFFKTCTQHRIIYKTAYRQGVKVDYRQRLRCCQGYYESVNVCVPRCTQECVHGRCISPDQCQCEPGWRGADCSSACGGHVWGPDCKNQCTCKNEGTCNPLSGACLCPPGYKDPFCEMPCDSGTYGDSCLLDCKCENGATCDSTTGACQCPEGYTGPYCEVHCMPAENAPGFQCPEVCPCQGGGICHPHTGQCVCPPGWMGAICSFPCPEGHYGSGCSEMCHCHNRGQCQSEHGQCLCALGYAGDRCREECPIGKYGQNCEQACDCKNGARCFHINGACLCEAGFFGDRCEERMCPDGVYGVACHARCVCHPHHTQSCHPMSGECTCKPGWAGLHCNETCPHGYYGASCQEPCLCLNGGACDSESGRCLCAPGYTGEHCSGYCPPGTYGANCSMQCACKNFLACSPIDGTCICKEGWQRGDCSIACAKGTWGSGCNGSCQCANGATCSPVSGLCTCTAGWHGERCDQLCQNGTYGPGCSGRCSCQHAEGCDPISGQCHCLPGWTGVRCNLPCEDGYWGQNCNLSCLCRNGAACLPEDGTCVCAPGYRGPTCQRPCSPGRYGKKCIGTCKCSNHSICDPVDGSCNCFLGWTGSDCSQTCPAGFWGAGCAQPCHCQNGGKCDPARGECSCLPGWSGRFCSQGCPLGFYGENCSHQCKCQNEATCDPTTGKCLCRAGYLGTQCEIRCPSRTFGLDCLHVCECLHNGTCDHVTGRCRCEPGWAGALCEKALTSDRPFTMVPAPPAGSSSLGAIIGIIVLVILVVALLGLFLYYRHWQKGKERRNLAGTYTSGRMGNSEYAVPDVPPSYLHYYSNPSYHTLSQCGPTPPPPNTPNNQERLNSVKMTCNQLFSNIKNAERERLGPYEPDCNATLPADWKHHGAPLNHKEIGGMRADRSYSYSNSSGKYYTKDYMKDSALSTSDCSLNSENPYATIKDLPMLLAKTSEGSYMEMKSPVSREVSYAETGLFDYPSKSPTGEGAAQVWSTLNEARESCTGGAEGGSGSAVFGLPPNHYDSPKNSHIPSHYDVPPVRHYPPSPPLVKRLDR